The DNA window ttttatggaagtgaagaagggagacggtcaactgttcggtgtgtgtttgatccaggaggagttgcctcgccgaagcttctgctttcaactctcctttttgcttcgtggttcccaccttgaggacaaggtggattttaaccgtgggggagttgatacgaacctctattagtttagatattatagggatttagcatatctttttctatatctttgttttcttgttcattaagtcagtagcattataaataggatagactgttatcttttttattcattcaatcaattaatgaaatattttctctcccaaatataacgtgtgttttccaatcctaattttggattccctccgccgatcctaattggacgccggagtattctatcaatcgccgagttatctgcccgacgggagcgactcccgcgcacagaaactctgcaatcgtccgccgagcctattggccgccggaaatttatctccaccgccgagcgaaactcgccgccggtgcttgttaagggaaacgTCCTTAACATATTCCTTGGATAATTTTTATCTCAATAGTTGTTGAGTTATGGCAATGTCtgcacattctcaagcactgaCGTGGCTCCTATTACAGTTTACTTCAAAGTCTGCACATTACTTTATACTATAAAATCTTTCATTTGTTACACATTTTAGTTGCTGCTACTAATCACTAGTAGTAGAAAAGCTGAGACTTGCATTAAAAAGTTTTAGTTTGTCATTAATGATGTATCCTCCGTACATACTTGCTAGGGACGATCAAAATTAGTGCATTCTTAACGAATTCTTAATTATTAATAGCCCAACTTTTCTTATCTACCACATTTCCCCCCGATTCTTACCCACTTGCATATTTTTTAACATATTTATGactattattttattgtcttgtctaattattattactattattattaatgcaataatagatatattaatttaattttacacTTGTAATTAAATTGTGTAGTATGTACCTCAATAACGTTGGTATATACTAGAAAAACCATCAGGGAATTTTTTTATGTATGCTacttagtactataatttaattattatatccGTTGATTAAATATATTGAATTACACTGggaaaaatttataattatgttttttaatatCTTCTCTTAAATTTAATAACTTTTGTTAAAGATTCAATTAAAGTGTACCAACACAACCAATTGTTTTGTAGGTAACTTCTTTTCAACTTCCaattatgttttcaaatattttatctACTTATTAGTACATCTAACCTAAGAAaggaggaatgatatgctacacaTCTTATATGAGCACCACTCTCGTTTGAAGCAAgcgttgttcgtttcgatttatatatttagtttgattctaatatattaagtttttgaaaattttaatttcacaaaattcataaaattcaaagcatgatttgttattttattaatttttttaaattatagagaaaacaaacaaattaagatttgatttttatgaatatgtgaaataaaaatttttaataatatttttaatgtattagagtcaaactaaatatataaatcgaaacgaacaacaCTAAACGTGCTTCAAACGAGAGTGATGCTCAAATAAGGAgctcacataaggtatgtagcatatcattcctcccTAAGCAAGTGTGTAATTAGTACATTCACTAATTCTCAtgaattgttattttttttacgGATGTGGgtttataaatattttgattttgttaaGAAAAGTAGAATAAAAAATTAGTTTAACGTGACTCCGATTTTATATATTTCCGCCGTTAGACAATAAATGTCTCGTTTTTGGTGTTTTAGGTTTTAAAAATTGCTATTTGACTTTGCAAAAGAAAGTGAATAGAAAAATTTAATAGAACAAGAGTCCtaattttatactaaaatacttcctccgtccccgattaattgtcactcttttccatttcggtatGTCCCTctataattgtcacacttcatttttagcataaatggtaagtatgtctcatattccactaactcacttcactcatattttattataaaaccaatataaaaaagtggctctcacgttccactaactttttcaaccaacttttctttacatttcttaaaacccgtatccggtcaaagagtgacaattaatcggggacgagGGAGTATGAGTTAGTGTTATTTGTAATCCACTTTctgaaatagtaaagtaaactGAGATATTTAATGGTGAATGAAAAGAGAAATAGTTATTTTATATAACAACTGTGAGttgaatgagttggtggaatatgaaGTTCAATTATCAAATACAATAAATGTAAAACGAGACAATTAATAACcagaaaaaaattgtaaaataagaCAATTAATAGGGACCGGACCGAAGTATATTATTAAGAAAGTGTGGGTGCTGGCTGATGTTCATATCTCTCATATACAAAGCATGCCTTTTGACTTTTGAGCCTATGCTGGTGGTGAGTATATATATTGGAGCCCAACCATCCTTGAATTCACTACAAAATACTATATCAACCAagcatctttctctctctctctctcaagcaTATTAATTTGGTGTGAAGGAGTGAGCTTCTGTAAACACAGAGAAACACCTATTGGTgtgtgaaaaagaaaaagaggaaaATGGAGGGCTCAAGAAGGGAGCAGGATTTGAAGGCAGCAGTTAAGGTTTCCGAAGAGAGCAGTCTTGATTGGAGAGGAAAGCCTTCCAACCCCCAAAAGCATGGGGGCATGAGAGCTGCTGCCTTTCTTCTAggttctttctctctctctcaattaatatttaatatttgtgaCTGATGATGATGGTGATAAATACTAATGTGCAGGGCTTCAAGGATTTGAGATAATGGCAATAGCAGCAGTTGGGAATAATCTGATAACATATGTTATAAATGAGATGCACTTTTCCCTGTCAAAAGCTGCAAATATAGTTACAAATTTTATTGGaactctcttcatcctctcacTCCTTGGTGGCTTCCTTTCTGATTCTTATCTCGGTTGCTTCTGGACCACTCTCATCTTTGGTTTCATTGAACTCTCGGTATGttattcctctctctctctctctcacacacacacacacacagagtgaAAACTGAAAAGGTAAGGTTTTGGCTCGATTTGAGGTAGCCGTATATCTCCAAACTATCCCTTTTGTAAAgattattttgttgaatttaaGTAGGGTTCAAAATTTGTGTAGTTAGCTTTTTGttctatttaaatttttgtatttgTATGGCATAAAATTGGAAAGTttatagaaaaatatttattttacatATTGTTATTACCTACAATTCAGTGACTTAAGTTGACTTAAGTCACCCGgctcatatttttaaaatattgtttgaTTGTGCATTAATACGAGTGTGGTAGTGGAATACAAGGGTCTCATTTTGACTTTTGGAAGTTGAAATCTTTTCAAATACTTATTCACACAAGATTAGATTGACATGATTATTTAGTATTGACATTTATtagcattaaaaaaataaaacaaatgcatttattttttcttgCCATAACTCTGATTTTTGTCCTTGtttattgttatttattttattttatatatttaatttgattagaaTAAATGACATGATAATTTTACGCGAGACAGGGTTTGATCTTGCTATCGGTGCAAGCCCATTTGCCCGAGCTGAAGCCACCACCGTGTGACATGATAAAGGATAGCGCGCAATGTGTGGAAGCCAAAGGGTTGCAAGCCCTAACATTTTTCGTGGCTCTTTATTTGGTGGCGTTAGGGAGTGGGTGCGTTAAGCCTAACATGGTAGCTCATGGGGCTGACCAATTCAACCAAGCTGATCCAAAACAATCCAAGAAACTATCCTCATACTTCAATGCTATCTACTTTGCCTTCTCATTGGGCGAGCTCGTCGCTTTGACCCTTCTCGTTTACGTCCAAACTCACTCCGGCATGGATATCGGCTTTGGTGTCTCGGCCGCCGCCATGGCCATGGGCCTAATCATCATCATTTCCGGCACGCTTCTCTATCGAAACAAGCCTCCCCAGGGAAGCGTATTGACACCTATTGCACAGGttagagtttttttttcaatcacttttttccTATTATAAATGTGCCATTTCGAGATATacactattaatattaaatagtagactattaattattttgttcTAATTATAATTACAATTTTTAGTAAATGAACCATACATATCACTAATTCAGTGCACATGTTAATTAGAGTTGTTTCTCATTTATTTCACACGGCACAATACTATATAGTCCCATAAGCCCATAACTTAGTCCCAAAGAGCGTGAgcgaatgaaataaatatgGAGCGACTTTAAATTTTTGAGCCAATTATACTCAATCAAGCAAACGTAGTACTTACTACCTTTTGAATCTTAGTCAACTTCTTTAGCTGTCTCCTCTAGGATTATTATATGTTATTCATCAAATTGTCTGTAACATGCATGTGTTTGTCTCTGATGATTATGAATGTATTCTTGTTTTCATTAGCTGATCAAGATTAAATTATCCTCCAACTCTCCgttatagaaaaagaaaaatattaaataaataataatcgaATAGCATTAGTTCCACTTGATGCAGGTGCTCTGATTAGCCATTCATATGTGTCgaattataatactccattaaTTCAGCTATGTCGGAATTTGGAATCTAGCTTCCACCTAATTAAAATACATCTACACACATaagcatttttatttattgagtAATTAAACATTATAAATTGTAGGTACCTGATGCCTCTAAATTTTTAATCTTACCGggtcaattttatttaaattacttgCACATCGAAGTTTTGTTTAGATTAATGTTTTACGAATTTcccttttttcttaattttgtttTAGGTGATTGTGGCTGCAACTCGAAATAgaaagcaagtgtgcacatctGACAACACCATATCCGACAGTTTTCCCAATAGTCAACCCACCCTAAGATTCAGGTAATTTAACTATTTCCACTTTCCATTGtgcatagttttttttttaaaaaaatcaaagttgGCATGATTcatgataataataataccTATTTCTTCAATTAGACAAAATACACCCTAAAACTAGTGtaaattgtaaaaaataaaaaataaaaaaattggtcAATTCCCACAAGTTCAAAAAATCAGTCGGAAAGTCATAAAGTTTGAATATGTTCGCAAGAGAAAAAATCTAGTCACTCATACGATATATTGTTAATGGTTTTCAACTAAATAGCAATATTTTCTTTGTAAACGTAGATAATATGGTTTCGACTAAGCCGTTTACGTATGATTTCTCAGTTGTCATATAGCATCAGCTAAAATTTCATAATAGATCCAAATTTATAGTTTTTCCTAGTGATTTTAAAGTCGTTTGATTAAACTTTATAATATTTCCAAAAATTTTCCCAATATAGTGATTCGCATGCAACTAAAccctaaaacaaaataataaaaaaaatgtcagaTTCTTGAACAAGGCATGCATCAAGAAAGAGGAAGAAAGTGAAGAAGAGAGCAGTAAATGGAGAGTATGCAGCGTGAAGCAAGTGGAGCAAGTGAAAACACTGATATCAGTGGTTCCAATCCTATGCTGCACAATCATGTTCAACACCATCCTCGCCCAGCTCCAGACCTTCTCCGTCCAGCAAGGAGCCGCCATGAACACCCGCCTCATTAAATCCTTCCACATCCCCCCGGCCTCCCTCCAGGCCATCCCCTACCTCATCCTCATCTTCGCCGTCCCCCTCTACGACGCCGCCGCCCCCCGCTCCATCACCCCCCTCCGCCGCCTCGGTGCAGGCCTCCTCCTCTCCACCTTCTCCATGGTCGCCGCCGCCCTCGTCGAGCGCAGGAGAAGGGATAGTAGTAATGCCGCTGTGCTGTCGATATGGTGGATTGCGCCGCAGTTTGTGATATTTGGGGTGTCGGAGATGCTGACGGCGGTGGGGCTGGTGGAGTTCTTCTACAAGCAGCCGCTCGAGGGGATGCGGGCGTCGCTCACCGCGGTCACCTACTGCTCCTACTCGTTCGGGTTCTTTTTGAGCTCGGGGCTGGTGTCGGTCGTGGACGGGGTCACGGGGTGGCTCAGTGATAATGATCTTGATAAGGATCGGTTGGATCTGTTTTATTGGCTGTTGGCGGTGCTTAGCTTTCTTAATTTTCTTAACTATCTGTTTTGGGCTAACTGGTATTCCAGTGGCGTTATTAGAGTTGGTGGTGATGgtgatattgatattgatagTGATAGTGTTGTGTGATTTGGTTTTGAGATGTTAATATCCCTTAATTAGCATATAAAATGTACAGGATATGTTTGTCATAATTTGTAGATCAGATCATTTGATCATTAAGGGTATAAAAATGGTGTTCCTTATCCACTAGTGGTGTATCAATTATGCTACTTATActatgtgtagtgtatgtattaaGATGCATACATACTCACATACACTACAATGTAGGCAGTGGTTGCAAAATCAATCCTATTTTGTGTTTCTCAGCTGGTTTTGAATGTGTAGGGTCCTCACTCTAGTGCacccaatgttgtcaaatagCGGCTATAGCGGGGATATTGCGCTATAGCATATCAGTTTTTAATGAAAACGCTATCGCCACACCGATACGTAGCATTTTTCTGTGGCGGTCGTGGCGCCATAGCGCTACCATATCCTGCAATAGCGGTATTTTAGCCCAATTTTGACTTTTTGGTGCTAATTTTGACTTTTATTtggctttttatttttaatttaattttgcataGGCCCAATCAACCCACCCCAAtaattctaaaccctaattcCACAACCCCAATATGCCGCTTTTCATCTTTACTCCTTCAGTCCTTCCACAATCTGCCACCCACCGTCGCGCCGCCGCCTGTTGCAGCCTAGCCAGCACCCTCCAGCCCCACTCAGTGACTCAGCCACCGCCCAGCCATACAGCCCCTCCTATTCACAATCTGCACCCTACAGCCCCTCCTATTCACAATCATCCCCACTCAGTGACTCAGCCACCGCCCAGCCACTTGACGCCGCCACCCCCGCCACCAAAAATTGCATGATAGGAACAAGCTTAGTGCAACCGATGAATTTGATCCTATTATTCTCGATGATATTGATGAGTGCAATGAGTGGCTAGTTGGGGAgttggatgatgatgatgatattgatgGTGGTAATTATTTGGTTCATGATGACGATGATACACTTGATTGGAACATGGTGTATAAGGCTTCGGGTGTTGGAGAGCCTAGGACATATACTAGGTCAAAGAAGAGGAAAGAATCTTCTACATCTAGTTCAAGTTGACTTAGAGTTTCTAAGAAAAAAGAACCTATCATACCTagaaaagggaaagggaaaaggaaaaggctTGCGCTTGTAGATGAAGAATCGGAAGAGGAAGAATTTGAGGATAGTGTAAGTGGAGATCAAGAGGATGAAGCaatggaggatgaagatgaaatggATGCCGATGATAGTGATGATGATGAGCTAGAAGACTATGTTGAGCTTGATGATTGATGTCTATTGAGCTTATCAtggttttatgttttgttgaacACTTGAACTA is part of the Salvia splendens isolate huo1 chromosome 6, SspV2, whole genome shotgun sequence genome and encodes:
- the LOC121806318 gene encoding protein NRT1/ PTR FAMILY 4.3-like codes for the protein MEGSRREQDLKAAVKVSEESSLDWRGKPSNPQKHGGMRAAAFLLGLQGFEIMAIAAVGNNLITYVINEMHFSLSKAANIVTNFIGTLFILSLLGGFLSDSYLGCFWTTLIFGFIELSGLILLSVQAHLPELKPPPCDMIKDSAQCVEAKGLQALTFFVALYLVALGSGCVKPNMVAHGADQFNQADPKQSKKLSSYFNAIYFAFSLGELVALTLLVYVQTHSGMDIGFGVSAAAMAMGLIIIISGTLLYRNKPPQGSVLTPIAQVIVAATRNRKQVCTSDNTISDSFPNSQPTLRFRFLNKACIKKEEESEEESSKWRVCSVKQVEQVKTLISVVPILCCTIMFNTILAQLQTFSVQQGAAMNTRLIKSFHIPPASLQAIPYLILIFAVPLYDAAAPRSITPLRRLGAGLLLSTFSMVAAALVERRRRDSSNAAVLSIWWIAPQFVIFGVSEMLTAVGLVEFFYKQPLEGMRASLTAVTYCSYSFGFFLSSGLVSVVDGVTGWLSDNDLDKDRLDLFYWLLAVLSFLNFLNYLFWANWYSSGVIRVGGDGDIDIDSDSVV